In Mugil cephalus isolate CIBA_MC_2020 chromosome 20, CIBA_Mcephalus_1.1, whole genome shotgun sequence, the following are encoded in one genomic region:
- the LOC124998167 gene encoding galactose-3-O-sulfotransferase 4, with protein sequence MMETPNALYPDHDGRSDSRSSEVQSKKDSHLYKVLKKRKHTPPVVFLKTHKTGSSTVQNLLFRKGEMDRATFAFPHHTFQFSYPDKFREDFVEQLPEGSTHFDILCSHMRLNVEPLKRLMPRNAIYITIIREPVGTFESVFSSYASTVPAFVLAKEAAVNGSALSAFLESPESFWDPTEPGNSLGNNPVSFDLGLDTQLWNFSWQADVTLLKETFQLVMIAEHFDESLVLLADLLNLKLKDLSYVRHNARSTKDVAPLDNTMKAKIRAWNSQDALLYDMFLKLFWEKAGQYGLERLSRNVALLRASTKRIRQKCVARKEAPSEEVDSFTRPWRTDSVTILGYRIQKNLTKQEQRFCMRLVLPEHQYHQHLYLQQYGRAMRTV encoded by the exons ATGATGGAAACACCTAATGCCCTGTACCCAGACCACGATGGAAGAAGTGACTCTCGGTCCTCGGAGGTGCAGTCGAAAAAGGATTCCCATCTTTATAAAGTtctgaagaagaggaaacacacgCCTCCTGTAGTTttcctaaaaacacacaagacaggAAGCAGCACCGTCCAAAACCTGCTGTTCCGCAAAGGGGAGATGGACCGAGCTACGTTTGCGTTCCCCCATCACACCTTCCAGTTCAGCTATCCGGATAA ATTCAGGGAAGATTTTGTGGAGCAGTTACCCGAAGGCTCCACTCACTTCGACATACTTTGTAGCCACATGCGCCTCAACGTGGAGCCGCTGAAACGGCTGATGCCACGCAACGCCATCTACATCACGATCATACGTGAACCCGTGGGGACATTTGAGTCCGTTTTCTCTTCTTATGCCTCAACCGTTCCTGCTTTCGTCTTAGCCAAGGAGGCAGCGGTGAACGGATCAGCACTGTCAGCGTTCCTGGAGTCACCGGAGTCGTTCTGGGACCCTACAGAGCCTGGTAACAGCCTTGGAAATAACCCCGTGAGCTTTGATTTAGGTCTTGACACCCAGCTGTGGAACTTCTCCTGGCAGGCCGACGTAACTCTTCTCAAAGAGACCTTCCAGCTGGTCATGATTGCGGAGCACTTTGACGAGTCTCTGGTCCTCCTGGCAGACCttttaaacctaaaacttaagGATCTTTCCTATGTCCGGCACAACGCTCGTTCCACTAAGGATGTCGCCCCACTGGACAACACAATGAAGGCCAAAATACGAGCCTGGAACAGTCAGGACGCGCTGCTCTACGACATGTTCCTCAAGTTGTTCTGGGAGAAGGCGGGGCAGTACGGGCTGGAGAGGCTGAGCAGAAACGTGGCTCTGCTGAGGGCATCCACTAAGAGAATCAGGCAGAAATGTGTGGCCAGGAAAGAGGCACCCTCTGAGGAAGTGGACAGCTTTACAAGACCCTGGCGGACGGATTCAGTCACTATCTTGGGTTATCGCATACAGAAGAATCTGACCAAGCAGGAGCAAAGATTCTGCATGCGGCTGGTGCTGCCTGAACATCAGTACCATCAACATCTGTATCTCCAGCAGTACGGCCGGGCCATGAGGACTGTGtga
- the LOC124997697 gene encoding cysteine protease atg4da translates to MNPSPSSGRCDGQAGTADLMDDWLFLSPESARPQGREEVSVEDLETEDRGKLKSRLVSAWNSVKYGWPLKQKSKFSKSSSLIMFGKSYELKNEGDRESFRRSFASLLWLTYRRGFPQLGGCSLTTDSGWGCVLRTSQMLLARGLMLHLMPPDWTWSASHRAVKDDMDLLPSAVSEESEWNPHESANKRGRKLSLGSRLERPFEATHTRMVSWFADHPSAPFGIHKLVDLGRSSGKKAGDWYGPSTAAHILRKAVASSADVPDLVVYVAQDCTIYLQDVKKLCEQPPPCPWKSVIILVPVRLGGQDLNPAYITCIKSLLKLPCCIGIIGGKPKHSLFFVGFQDEHLLYLDPHYCQPTVDVTKKNFPLESFHCKYPRKVAFSRMDPSCTIGFYAKRQKDFESLCMDVNEALSTSAGTYPMFIFSEGGSQEDQGIGRPNNTTTFLQRKDELRRADTSDSMEEFVLI, encoded by the exons ATGAATCCTAGCCCCTCCTCCGGCCGCTGTGACGGTCAGGCTGGGACCGCTGACCTCATGGATGACTGGCTCTTCCTCTCCCCTGAATCTGCTCGACCTCAGGGCCGAGAAGAAGTGAGCGTGGAGGATCTGGAGACAGAAGACCGAGGCAAACTCAAATCCAGGCTGGTCTCGGCGTGGAACAGCGTGAAATACG GCTGGCCCTTGAAGCAGAAATCCAAGTTCAGCAAGAGCTCTTCTCTGATCATGTTTGGAAAGTCTTATGAGCTCAAGAATGAAG GGGACAGAGAGAGTTTCCGTCGCAGCTTCGCGTCTCTCCTGTGGTTGACCTACCGACGGGGTTTCCCTCAGCTGGGTGGCTGCTCTCTGACCACAGACAGCGGTTGGGGCTGCGTTCTGCGCACGAGCCAGATGTTGCTGGCACGAGGGCTGATGCTGCACCTGATGCCACCAG aCTGGACTTGGTCCGCGAGCCACCGTGCGGTCAAAGATGACATGGACCTGCTTCCCTCCGCAGTCAGCGAAGAGTCTGAATGGAATCCGCATGAAAGCGCAAATAAGCGAGGTCGCAAACTCAGCCTGGGTTCACGCCTGGAAAGACCCTTCGAGGCCACACACACTAGGATGGTGTCCTGGTTTGCCGACCACCCGAGCGCACCTTTCGGCATTCACAAGCTTGTGGATTTGGGCAGAAGCTCAGGGAAGAAGGCCGGGGACTGGTATGGCCCGTCCACTGCCGCACATATCCTCCG gaaaGCTGTGGCATCTTCAGCGGACGTTCCCGATCTAGTTGTGTATGTTGCACAAGATTGCACCA TCTACTTGCAGGACGTGAAGAAGTTGTGCGAACAGCCTCCCCCCTGCCCCTGGAAGTCTGTCATCATCCTGGTTCCTGTGCGACTCGGAGGACAAGATCTCAATCCCGCCTACATCACCTGCATCAAA AGTCTCTTGAAGTTGCCGTGCTGCATCGGAATAATTGGCGGCAAACCCAAGCACTCTTTGTTCTTCGTCGGCTTCCAGG ATGAACATTTGCTGTACTTGGACCCTCACTACTGTCAGCCCACAGTGGACgtaacaaagaaaaactttccCCTGGAG TCGTTTCACTGTAAATACCCCAGGAAAGTGGCTTTCTCTCGCATGGACCCCAGCTGCACCATAGGATTTTATGCAAAGCGACAAAAGGACTTTGAATCATTATGCATGGATGTTAATGAG GCTCTGTCCACTTCTGCAGGGACGTACCCAATGTTTATATTTTCTGAAGGAGGAAGTCAAGAGGACCAGGGAATCGGTCGCCCCAATAACACCACCACATTTTTACAGAGGAAGGACGAACTGAGAAGAGCCGACACTAGCGACAGCATGGAGGAGTTCGTTCTGATATGA